The genomic stretch AAGACCCGACACAGATTAGCCTGATGCGTACCGGGATGATCAAGTTTGGTTACAAGGCGCAGCGTTTTGCTTACACCTTGGCGAAAAATACGGGGTTGCTGGGTGGGGACAAGCCGCCCGCCGCGACCTTGGGCAAGCCTGCTATCAAGGAACAGGTGATTCAGTTCATCAAAAAGCCGCTGCCGAAGGGGCTTCCGGCGAAAACCACCCGCGCGATGTTGGGGCTGGAAGATGATAGCGTGATCCCGATTTTGCGTGATCCGCTGAAAACGGCGGACAAGCGTGGCGATGCGGTGTTCTATTTTCCCGGTTGCGGTTCGGAGCGCTTGTTCAGTCAGGTGGGTTTGGCAACGCTGGCGATGCTGTATGAAACCGGTGCTACCACGGTATTACCACCGGGTTATTTGTGCTGTGGTTATCCGCAAAATGCCGGTGGTGATTTGAAGAAAGGCACGCAGATTTCCACCGAAAACCGCGTGTTGTTCCACCGGGTGGCGAATGCCTTGAGTTACCTTGACATCAAGACGGTGCTGGTTTCCTGCGGGACGTGTATGGATCAGTTGTTGAAGTATGAATTCGACAAAATTTTCCCCGGTTGCCGCCTGCTCGACATCCACGAATACCTGCTGGAAAAGGGTGTGAAAATGGAAGGTGTCAGTGGTATCCAATACGTTTACCACGACCCGTGCCACACGCCAATGAAGCAGCTTAACCCGCTGAAAGTGACGCAAGCCCTGACAGGTTCCAACGTGGTATTGAGCGACCGTTGTTGCGGAGAAGCGGGGACATTTGCCATCAGCCGCCCGGATATTGCCAGCCAGTTACGCTTCCGCAAGGCTGAAAGCCTCAAAGAGGGTATTAAGGAATTGACCGGTAGTGACATGGCACAAAATGGCAATGTGAAAATCCTCACTTCCTGCCCAGCCTGCCAGCAAGGTTTGTCACGCTACGCCGATGATACCGGGATGGAAACCGATTATATCGTGGTGGAAATGGCTCACTACTTGCTGGGTAAGGATTGGCAGCAAGGCTTTGTGGGCAAAGCCGTGCAGGGCGGGATCGAGAAAGTACTGCTGTAAATCACGGTACTTCAAGCGGTGAATGATGTGATTTTTGACGAATCCAGTTCACCGCTTGGAGTACACCTTTACGCGAGATGAGCCATTTTTCCAATGCAAATTTGCCGGGGAAACTCATGATGCCCAGCGCGATCATGATGGTCAGGATGCCTTGCCCCGGTAGTACCAACATGGCAATGCCCGCCAACAGCACGGGCAACCCGAGTAGATTACGTAGCAAGGCACGTGGTTGCAACAGCACCTGCCACGGGTCTGAATCACGCGGACGGGTGAAATAATCTGTTGGAATCCGTGCAATAAACCACGGTAGCAGCAGCAGGGATAAGACAAAGGTCACGGCAGAGAATATGCCTAACCCGATCAGGATATTTTCCAACAAAAAACCCCAAAGTGATGAACAATGGGGTTGATTGTAAGTCAGTTCCTGCACCTTATGTGCATAATCTTTAGGTATCCGGGTTGGCTTTGATTCTGTGAATACTCAGGTCAGCGCCGTTATATTCCTCTTCCTGCGAGAGGCGGATGCCCAACGTCACCTTGAGAATGCCGTAAACCACAAAACCACCCACGGTGGCGATGCTAATCCCGATCAGCGTGCCGGTCACTTGTGCCCAGAAACTAACGCCGCCGATACCACCCAAGGCTTCCAGCCCAAAGATGCCCGCTGCGATACCGCCCCATGCGCCACAGATGCCATGCAAAGGCCAGACACCCAGCACGTCATCCACTTTCAGCTTGTTTTGCGCCAGAGTAAATGCCCAGACGAACAAGGCACCGGCTACGCCGCCGACAAATAACGCGCCCAGTGGATGCATCAAGTCAGAACCCGCGCATACCGCCACCAAGCCAGCCAAGGGGCCATTGTGAACGAAACCGGGGTCATTCTTGCCTGCAATCAGGGCAGCCAGAATACCGCCAACCATCGCCATCAAGGAGTTGATGGCGACCAGCCCGCTGATGCCACCGATTTTTTGCGCTGACATGACGTTAAAGCCAAACCAGCCAACAGCCAGAATCCACGCACCAATCGCGAGGAAGGGGATGCTGGAAGGCGGATGTGCCGACATCGGCTTGCCATCTTTGGTGTAACGTCCGTGCCGATGCCCCAGCAGAATGACTGCGCCTAAAGCTAACCAGCCACCCATCGCGTGAACCACCACAGAACCGGCAAAGTCGTGGAAAGCGTAGCCAAACATGCCTTTGATCCAGTCCTGTACGCCATACAGGTTGTTCCAGATCATGCCTTCGTAAAAG from Thiothrix litoralis encodes the following:
- a CDS encoding ammonium transporter, coding for MEQLVSALDTLFVLMGAVMVLAMHAGFAFLEVGTVRHKNQVNALVKIIVDFAVSTIAYFFIGYYVAYQAGFFESASILAEKNGYELVKFFFLLTFAAAIPAIISGGIAERAKFYPQLIATFLIVALIYPFYEGMIWNNLYGVQDWIKGMFGYAFHDFAGSVVVHAMGGWLALGAVILLGHRHGRYTKDGKPMSAHPPSSIPFLAIGAWILAVGWFGFNVMSAQKIGGISGLVAINSLMAMVGGILAALIAGKNDPGFVHNGPLAGLVAVCAGSDLMHPLGALFVGGVAGALFVWAFTLAQNKLKVDDVLGVWPLHGICGAWGGIAAGIFGLEALGGIGGVSFWAQVTGTLIGISIATVGGFVVYGILKVTLGIRLSQEEEYNGADLSIHRIKANPDT
- a CDS encoding PGPGW domain-containing protein, which codes for MTFVLSLLLLPWFIARIPTDYFTRPRDSDPWQVLLQPRALLRNLLGLPVLLAGIAMLVLPGQGILTIMIALGIMSFPGKFALEKWLISRKGVLQAVNWIRQKSHHSPLEVP